Proteins encoded in a region of the Acomys russatus chromosome 14, mAcoRus1.1, whole genome shotgun sequence genome:
- the Timm8b gene encoding mitochondrial import inner membrane translocase subunit Tim8 B has translation MAELGEAGEAELQRLVAAEQQKAQFTAQVHHFMELCWDKCVEKPGNRLDSRTENCLSSCVDRFIDTTLAITGRFAQIVQKGGQ, from the exons ATGGCCGAGCTAGGCGAAGCTGGCGAAGCCGAGTTACAACGCCTGGTGGCCGCCGAGCAGCAGAAGGCGCAGTTCACTGCGCAG GTGCATCACTTCATGGAACTATGTTGGGATAAGTGTGTGGAGAAGCCAGGGAATCGGCTAGACTCTCGCACTGAAAACTGCCTCTCTAGCTGCGTGGACCGCTTCATCGACACCACTCTTGCTATCACCGGTCGGTTTGCCCAGATCGTACAGAAAGGAGGGCAGTAG
- the Nkapd1 gene encoding uncharacterized protein NKAPD1 isoform X2 — translation MSRVPLGKVLLRNVIRHTDAHNKIQEESDMWKIRELEKQMEGAYQGTRGDTAPGGSSRMRSDGFDEESQRDYWRPKNEISGALEDDFLKAKSWNKKLYDYESNIPDRWGHSGYKELYPEEFETDSDQQDITNGKKTSPGVKSSAHESRKHKKSKKSHKKKQKKRSHKKQKKNKKEATDVTADSSSECSEETRASSTRKRKQPHKSKKKSRKKSPKKSLPLGGESNTSQSDDSASSSSEETEERDTKKTKRKKKEKSVHVPVANPEVQERTSKRRNWKVATDARSAESSEDD, via the exons ATGTCCCGGGTTCCACTGGGGAAAGTCCTCTTGAGGAATGTCATCCGGCATACAGATGCTCACAATAAG ATTCAGGAGGAGTCCGACATGTGGAAAATCAGGGAACTGGAGAAGCAGATGGAGGGTGCTTACCAGGGGACTAGAGGGGACACAGCGCCCGGTGGCTCAAG TCGGATGAGAAGTGATGGTTTTGATGAAGAAAGTCAGAGAGACTACTGGAGGCCAAAAAATGAAATTTCTGGGGCCCTGGAAGATGATTTTCTTAAGGCTAAATCCTGGAACAAGAAGTTATATGATTATGAATCTAATATACCAGACAG ATGGGGTCACAGTGGTTATAAAGAATTGTATCCTGAAGAGTTTGAAACAGACAG TGATCAGCAAGACATTACCAATGGGAAAAAAACATCTCCTGGGGTAAAATCATCTGCCCACGAATCCCGAAAACATAAGAAGTCAAAGAAGTCccataaaaagaagcagaaaaaacgGTCacacaaaaaacagaagaaaaacaaaaaggaagctaCAGATGTAACAGCAGATTCCTCAAGTGAGTGCTCAGAAGAAACCCGAGCTTCTAGTACCAGGAAAAGGAAGCAACCACACAAGAGCAagaaaaaatccaggaaaaagTCTCCTAAAAAATCTTTACCTTTAGGGGGAGAAAGCAATACTTCCCAGTCAGATGATTCAGCATCTAGCAgttctgaggaaactgaggagaGAGACACTaagaaaaccaaaaggaaaaagaaagagaaaagtgttcATGTTCCCGTGGCTAACCCTGAAGTGCAGGAGAGAACGAGCAAGCGCAGGAATTGGAAAGTGGCTACCGATGCAAGATCTGCTGAAAGCTCAGAGGATGACTAA
- the Nkapd1 gene encoding uncharacterized protein NKAPD1 isoform X1 produces the protein MSRVPLGKVLLRNVIRHTDAHNKIQEESDMWKIRELEKQMEGAYQGTRGDTAPGGSSRMRSDGFDEESQRDYWRPKNEISGALEDDFLKAKSWNKKLYDYESNIPDRWGHSGYKELYPEEFETDSSDQQDITNGKKTSPGVKSSAHESRKHKKSKKSHKKKQKKRSHKKQKKNKKEATDVTADSSSECSEETRASSTRKRKQPHKSKKKSRKKSPKKSLPLGGESNTSQSDDSASSSSEETEERDTKKTKRKKKEKSVHVPVANPEVQERTSKRRNWKVATDARSAESSEDD, from the exons ATGTCCCGGGTTCCACTGGGGAAAGTCCTCTTGAGGAATGTCATCCGGCATACAGATGCTCACAATAAG ATTCAGGAGGAGTCCGACATGTGGAAAATCAGGGAACTGGAGAAGCAGATGGAGGGTGCTTACCAGGGGACTAGAGGGGACACAGCGCCCGGTGGCTCAAG TCGGATGAGAAGTGATGGTTTTGATGAAGAAAGTCAGAGAGACTACTGGAGGCCAAAAAATGAAATTTCTGGGGCCCTGGAAGATGATTTTCTTAAGGCTAAATCCTGGAACAAGAAGTTATATGATTATGAATCTAATATACCAGACAG ATGGGGTCACAGTGGTTATAAAGAATTGTATCCTGAAGAGTTTGAAACAGACAG TAGTGATCAGCAAGACATTACCAATGGGAAAAAAACATCTCCTGGGGTAAAATCATCTGCCCACGAATCCCGAAAACATAAGAAGTCAAAGAAGTCccataaaaagaagcagaaaaaacgGTCacacaaaaaacagaagaaaaacaaaaaggaagctaCAGATGTAACAGCAGATTCCTCAAGTGAGTGCTCAGAAGAAACCCGAGCTTCTAGTACCAGGAAAAGGAAGCAACCACACAAGAGCAagaaaaaatccaggaaaaagTCTCCTAAAAAATCTTTACCTTTAGGGGGAGAAAGCAATACTTCCCAGTCAGATGATTCAGCATCTAGCAgttctgaggaaactgaggagaGAGACACTaagaaaaccaaaaggaaaaagaaagagaaaagtgttcATGTTCCCGTGGCTAACCCTGAAGTGCAGGAGAGAACGAGCAAGCGCAGGAATTGGAAAGTGGCTACCGATGCAAGATCTGCTGAAAGCTCAGAGGATGACTAA